A genomic window from Rhodococcus sp. KBS0724 includes:
- a CDS encoding DUF3239 domain-containing protein — protein sequence MADFQFTVDKAHAKSVNDTLADVRRLQVSAVIFALILAGLTAWLISMGAVWSIIVGAVLAVGAISSLGVAVWAPRKVGSIEKLYSDNPLVPAIVSEIHPRAATLTALIDIAKPSAQGPRYALVSRNVRLNPHWKVGDRVPSVALRSDRSTRSKDHDWQMVNPMPIEWGTKDARVLARASAAISASEWNFLQSRLADSKEVRTHPERRVMIEPADLPDNLR from the coding sequence GTGGCTGATTTCCAGTTCACCGTCGACAAGGCTCACGCAAAGTCCGTCAACGACACGTTGGCAGATGTTCGTCGTCTGCAGGTTTCTGCCGTGATCTTCGCACTCATACTCGCCGGGCTCACCGCGTGGCTCATCAGCATGGGCGCGGTGTGGTCCATCATCGTCGGCGCTGTTCTCGCCGTTGGTGCGATCAGCTCACTGGGCGTTGCCGTGTGGGCCCCACGCAAGGTGGGAAGCATCGAAAAGTTGTACAGCGACAACCCGTTGGTACCCGCGATCGTCTCCGAGATTCACCCCCGCGCCGCGACACTGACCGCGCTGATCGACATCGCGAAGCCGTCCGCACAAGGACCCCGATACGCACTGGTCAGCCGAAACGTCCGACTCAACCCGCATTGGAAGGTCGGCGATCGTGTTCCGTCGGTGGCCCTGCGGTCGGACCGCTCCACGCGAAGCAAGGACCATGACTGGCAGATGGTCAATCCGATGCCCATCGAATGGGGCACCAAGGACGCCCGAGTCCTTGCCCGCGCCAGCGCCGCGATCAGTGCAAGTGAGTGGAACTTCCTTCAGAGTCGCCTCGCTGATTCGAAGGAAGTTCGCACCCACCCGGAACGTCGCGTCATGATCGAGCCCGCTGACCTGCCCGACAACCTGCGCTAG
- a CDS encoding ABC transporter permease, with the protein MSSALATPELVTAPEPKLEQHIETVARKSANQAGAAARYVRSTAWRVAKPSIAIAVLLGIWELAPRLGLVDKVFLPPFSEVVSAFFALAANGQLQEHVTASLTRALTGFFVAVAIAVPLGIAIAWYRPVSDFLNPILELFRNTAALALLPVFVLILGIGEESKIALVIYACTFPILLNTISGVRSVEPLLVKSAVSLGFSPIRLFQKVVLPAAVPTIFTGIRMSAASSILVLIAAEMVGAKAGLGYLITASQLNFQIPNMYAGIVAISLLGLTINGVLVLIERRLSRWRPAT; encoded by the coding sequence ATGTCTAGCGCGCTGGCAACTCCGGAACTGGTCACCGCGCCGGAACCGAAATTAGAGCAGCATATCGAAACTGTCGCGCGTAAGTCGGCCAATCAGGCCGGCGCCGCAGCACGCTACGTGCGGTCAACGGCATGGCGCGTCGCCAAGCCTTCGATTGCCATCGCAGTTCTTCTCGGAATCTGGGAATTGGCGCCGCGGTTGGGACTGGTGGACAAGGTTTTCCTCCCACCGTTCAGTGAAGTGGTGTCGGCGTTTTTCGCTCTGGCCGCCAATGGCCAACTGCAAGAACACGTCACCGCAAGCTTGACCCGGGCCTTGACCGGATTTTTTGTGGCGGTAGCGATCGCGGTTCCGTTGGGCATCGCGATCGCGTGGTACCGTCCCGTCTCGGACTTCCTCAATCCGATACTCGAATTATTCCGCAACACAGCGGCTTTGGCGCTACTTCCCGTATTCGTGCTGATTCTGGGAATCGGCGAAGAATCGAAGATTGCGCTGGTGATCTATGCCTGCACCTTCCCGATCTTGCTCAATACGATTTCCGGAGTGCGCAGTGTCGAGCCACTGCTCGTCAAATCTGCTGTATCACTCGGATTCTCGCCGATCAGGTTGTTCCAGAAGGTTGTTCTCCCGGCCGCGGTGCCGACCATCTTCACCGGTATTCGGATGTCTGCCGCGTCGTCGATTCTCGTGCTGATAGCAGCCGAGATGGTCGGAGCCAAAGCTGGTCTCGGTTATCTGATCACCGCATCCCAGTTGAACTTCCAGATCCCGAACATGTACGCGGGAATCGTCGCGATCTCTTTGCTCGGCCTGACCATCAATGGTGTCCTGGTGCTGATCGAACGTCGGCTTTCGCGCTGGCGTCCCGCCACATGA
- a CDS encoding MFS transporter yields the protein MTETVPRAQPGVGALKPLVTTVFVPAAIFGIGQGAAAPIMAVTARDLGASITVAGLIVALGGLGAVLGDLPAGRIVSRFGERRSIIGGSALGATGVVICLFAATPGVLGIGALLTGLANAVWGLARQSYLAETVPLHLRARAMSSFAAMWRLGFFLGPLIGAGVIVMMGTRGGFLVQLVGVVLAGALMARVPDPPRTGGENREEHRLVTLTDILGRHRAPLSTLGIGSLLMGAARASREAVLPLWALHLGLDAAQVSVIFGVGAAVDLLCSYPAGHIMDRYGRRLVAVPSLTVIGVSYLLLPLSTGALGLTAVAVVMGIGNGLGNGVIMTLGADIAPPAERAEFLAAWRLTHDAGMFGGPLAIGVLAAAVPLGWAFAALGATSFAGAAVMHRYIPRYSPFVAAEAERGRSG from the coding sequence GTGACGGAAACTGTTCCCCGAGCGCAGCCGGGAGTAGGCGCGCTCAAGCCCTTGGTCACAACGGTTTTTGTCCCGGCTGCGATTTTCGGTATCGGTCAGGGCGCGGCGGCACCGATCATGGCTGTGACGGCCAGGGACCTCGGGGCGTCGATCACCGTTGCGGGACTGATCGTTGCACTCGGCGGATTGGGCGCTGTTCTCGGTGATTTACCGGCCGGTCGAATCGTCTCGCGCTTCGGTGAACGTCGGTCCATCATTGGTGGAAGTGCCCTCGGTGCAACCGGAGTGGTGATCTGCCTGTTCGCCGCGACTCCCGGGGTACTGGGAATCGGAGCCTTGCTGACAGGATTGGCAAATGCGGTGTGGGGCCTGGCTCGGCAGAGCTACCTCGCCGAGACGGTTCCGCTACACCTGAGGGCCCGGGCCATGTCGTCCTTCGCGGCGATGTGGCGATTGGGATTCTTTCTCGGACCACTGATCGGCGCCGGGGTGATTGTGATGATGGGCACCCGCGGCGGATTCCTGGTGCAGTTGGTCGGAGTTGTACTCGCCGGTGCTCTGATGGCGCGCGTTCCCGATCCACCACGTACCGGAGGCGAGAATCGTGAGGAGCATCGACTTGTCACGCTGACCGACATTCTGGGACGGCATCGTGCACCGTTGTCGACACTCGGAATCGGATCTCTCCTGATGGGCGCCGCTCGGGCGTCGAGGGAAGCGGTGCTTCCACTGTGGGCTCTGCATCTCGGGTTGGACGCTGCCCAGGTCAGCGTGATCTTCGGTGTCGGTGCGGCAGTGGATCTCTTGTGTTCGTACCCGGCCGGGCACATCATGGACCGCTACGGCCGAAGACTGGTGGCGGTCCCGTCGCTCACTGTGATCGGAGTGTCGTACCTGCTGCTGCCGTTGTCGACCGGAGCACTGGGATTGACCGCGGTGGCCGTTGTCATGGGCATCGGCAACGGGTTGGGCAACGGGGTGATCATGACTCTCGGTGCGGATATCGCTCCACCGGCCGAGCGAGCCGAGTTTCTTGCAGCCTGGCGCCTGACCCATGATGCGGGGATGTTCGGCGGACCCCTTGCGATCGGTGTGCTTGCCGCCGCAGTTCCCCTCGGTTGGGCCTTTGCAGCCTTGGGAGCGACGTCCTTTGCCGGCGCGGCGGTGATGCACCGATATATTCCGCGCTACTCGCCGTTCGTGGCGGCGGAGGCGGAACGCGGACGGTCTGGGTAG
- a CDS encoding LLM class flavin-dependent oxidoreductase encodes MSERQFHLNAFLMGVGHHEAAWRHPRTDAANLLDVKHFQNLGRIAERGKLDSVFFADGLAVGPRVKHNTQAIFEPVTLLSAIAAATDKVGLIATASTSYGDPYTLARKFASLDHISGGRGGWNIVTSAGADEAANFGLDAVPAHSDRYARAEEFVDVTLDLWDSWEEGAIVLDEESGVFADQDRVHRIDHDGARFTVAGPLNSPRSPQGRPLLVQAGSSESGKDFAARYAEAVFTAQRTLEQGQDFYTDLKSRLIRYGRSPGDLKVLPGIVPFIADTEAEAKALEQSFTDLISPEYSLRQLSNMVGVDLTEHSLDAPLPPLPDLDHIQGNKSRYQLVKDLAETEKLTVRELIGKLGGGRGHRTFAGTAEQVADELTEWFEKGAADGFNIMPPYLPGGLEIFVDQVVPILQSRGLFRTEYTESTLRGHYGLAESVGKRSPAVVAEVSA; translated from the coding sequence ATGTCCGAACGGCAGTTTCACCTGAACGCATTTCTCATGGGCGTCGGCCACCACGAAGCAGCGTGGCGCCACCCGAGAACCGACGCGGCTAACTTGTTGGACGTCAAGCATTTCCAGAATCTGGGCCGCATTGCTGAACGTGGGAAGCTCGACTCGGTGTTCTTCGCCGACGGTTTGGCTGTCGGTCCGCGCGTCAAGCACAACACCCAGGCAATTTTCGAGCCGGTCACCTTGCTGTCGGCGATAGCAGCAGCGACAGACAAAGTCGGTCTGATCGCCACCGCCTCGACCAGCTACGGCGATCCGTACACCCTGGCCCGGAAGTTCGCATCGCTCGACCACATCAGTGGTGGACGCGGCGGGTGGAACATCGTCACGTCGGCCGGCGCCGATGAAGCAGCGAATTTCGGACTGGATGCAGTCCCGGCGCACAGTGATCGCTACGCGCGTGCCGAGGAATTTGTCGATGTGACACTTGATCTCTGGGACAGCTGGGAAGAAGGCGCAATTGTGCTGGACGAGGAGTCCGGCGTGTTTGCCGACCAGGATCGCGTACACCGCATCGACCACGACGGTGCGCGATTCACGGTTGCCGGTCCGCTCAATTCGCCGAGATCGCCGCAGGGCCGGCCACTACTGGTGCAAGCGGGTTCCTCCGAAAGTGGTAAGGATTTTGCGGCGCGGTACGCCGAAGCGGTGTTCACCGCGCAACGAACACTCGAACAGGGCCAAGACTTTTACACCGACCTCAAATCCCGTTTGATCAGGTACGGGCGCAGTCCGGGCGATCTCAAGGTGCTGCCGGGAATCGTTCCATTCATCGCCGACACGGAAGCTGAAGCCAAAGCTCTCGAGCAGTCGTTCACCGACCTGATCTCGCCGGAGTACTCGCTGCGCCAACTGTCCAATATGGTGGGCGTCGACCTCACGGAGCACTCGCTCGACGCACCTCTGCCCCCATTGCCCGATCTCGATCACATTCAAGGCAACAAAAGTCGATACCAACTGGTCAAGGACTTGGCAGAGACCGAAAAGCTCACTGTCCGTGAGTTGATCGGAAAACTGGGCGGTGGACGTGGACACCGTACCTTTGCCGGAACAGCGGAGCAGGTTGCCGACGAGCTGACCGAATGGTTCGAGAAGGGGGCGGCCGACGGCTTCAACATCATGCCGCCGTACCTGCCGGGTGGACTCGAGATTTTTGTCGATCAGGTTGTGCCGATTCTGCAGTCCCGCGGTCTTTTCCGTACGGAATACACCGAATCCACGTTGCGTGGACACTACGGCCTCGCGGAGTCGGTCGGTAAGCGCTCCCCGGCCGTGGTGGCAGAAGTGAGCGCGTGA
- a CDS encoding ABC transporter ATP-binding protein, producing the protein MSIQPKLRLEDVTKEFDIRGTSEKFTAVEDINIDVAPGEFLVLVGPSGCGKSTLLDLLGGLSSPTAGRILLDGKQITGPGLDRGIVFQQYALLPWRTARHNIEFGLEAKGVKKSTRRELADHYLELVGLEGFADRYPHELSGGMKQRVAIARSLAFDPEVLLMDEPFAALDAQTRESLQGELLRIWKATGKTILFITHGIDEAIYLGQRVAVLTSRPGRVKTIVDIDIDRSAADVRSGEQFRDYRHQIWTLLHGEVERARTDELDPTKETANV; encoded by the coding sequence ATGAGCATTCAACCGAAACTTCGGCTAGAGGACGTCACCAAGGAATTCGACATTCGTGGGACAAGCGAGAAATTCACGGCAGTCGAAGACATCAATATCGACGTGGCGCCGGGGGAGTTTCTGGTTCTCGTCGGGCCCAGCGGCTGCGGCAAGTCCACCCTGCTCGACCTACTCGGCGGCCTCAGTTCTCCCACAGCGGGACGAATCCTTCTGGATGGCAAGCAGATCACCGGGCCGGGCCTCGATCGCGGAATTGTCTTCCAGCAGTACGCGCTACTGCCGTGGCGTACCGCCCGTCACAACATCGAGTTCGGGCTCGAGGCCAAGGGCGTCAAGAAGAGCACGCGACGCGAACTCGCCGACCATTACCTCGAACTTGTCGGTCTGGAAGGCTTCGCCGATCGGTACCCCCACGAATTGTCCGGCGGCATGAAGCAACGGGTGGCCATAGCTCGCAGTCTTGCGTTCGACCCTGAAGTGTTGCTGATGGACGAACCCTTTGCGGCCTTGGACGCGCAGACCAGGGAATCGCTGCAGGGAGAGCTGCTTCGGATCTGGAAAGCGACGGGCAAGACGATTCTGTTCATCACTCACGGGATCGACGAGGCCATCTATCTCGGACAACGTGTGGCCGTCCTGACGTCTCGGCCTGGCAGAGTGAAGACGATCGTTGATATCGACATCGACCGATCTGCCGCCGACGTCCGCTCCGGTGAGCAATTCCGCGACTACCGGCACCAGATCTGGACATTGCTGCACGGTGAAGTGGAACGTGCGCGGACCGACGAGCTTGACCCGACGAAGGAGACCGCGAATGTCTAG
- a CDS encoding ABC transporter substrate-binding protein has protein sequence MIRPRFARSVAAALTIVSLAGLAVACSGSSDEVVKTADGKTVLRYEGSAGQVIYPELAADLGYFNNVELNWIGDTTSGPQSIQNAATGQTEFGGAFNGAVVKLAAAGSPITSVIGYYGSDKQTFNGYYVLDDSPIKSAKDLIGKKVGMNTLGAHHEFVVREWLAREGLTPDEIKQVELIVVPPVNTEQALRQGQIDVATLGSVFRDSALERGGLRELFTDESLFGSFTYGTLVFRDDYIAQNKDAVADFVQGTARAIRWTQTHSRDEVVAKFTSIINSRGRNEDTKLISYWKSPGVSGPGGVIEDVEISTWIDWLTRNGELDEGKLTPSDIYTNTFNPYVNGTYTPESGADGEALEVGK, from the coding sequence ATGATTCGCCCCCGTTTCGCGCGCTCTGTTGCCGCGGCCCTCACCATTGTCTCGCTGGCCGGACTGGCTGTCGCCTGCTCCGGTTCCTCCGACGAAGTGGTCAAGACCGCCGACGGCAAGACCGTCCTTCGCTACGAGGGAAGCGCAGGTCAAGTCATCTACCCCGAACTTGCTGCCGACCTCGGCTATTTCAACAATGTGGAACTCAACTGGATCGGTGATACGACCAGTGGTCCCCAGAGCATTCAGAATGCCGCAACAGGGCAGACCGAATTCGGTGGAGCATTCAACGGCGCGGTGGTGAAGTTGGCCGCCGCGGGGTCCCCGATCACCTCGGTCATCGGCTACTACGGTTCGGACAAGCAGACCTTCAACGGCTACTACGTACTCGACGACAGCCCGATCAAGTCGGCGAAGGACCTGATCGGCAAGAAGGTCGGAATGAACACGCTCGGTGCGCACCACGAGTTCGTCGTCCGTGAATGGCTTGCGCGGGAAGGTCTTACGCCGGACGAGATCAAGCAGGTTGAACTGATCGTGGTTCCGCCGGTCAACACGGAACAGGCACTACGCCAAGGTCAGATCGACGTCGCAACTCTCGGATCGGTCTTCCGCGATTCTGCCCTCGAACGTGGTGGTCTGCGTGAGCTTTTCACGGACGAATCGCTGTTCGGATCATTCACCTACGGCACGTTGGTGTTCCGCGACGACTACATCGCGCAGAACAAAGACGCAGTCGCCGATTTCGTCCAGGGAACTGCACGCGCAATTCGTTGGACGCAGACGCACTCACGCGATGAGGTAGTCGCCAAATTTACCTCGATCATCAACTCGCGGGGACGCAACGAAGACACGAAGCTGATCAGCTACTGGAAGAGCCCGGGAGTCTCCGGCCCCGGCGGAGTGATTGAGGACGTCGAGATCAGCACCTGGATCGACTGGTTGACCCGCAACGGAGAACTGGACGAAGGGAAACTAACTCCGTCGGATATTTACACCAACACATTCAACCCGTACGTCAACGGAACGTACACACCCGAAAGTGGCGCTGACGGAGAGGCATTGGAGGTCGGAAAATGA
- a CDS encoding LLM class F420-dependent oxidoreductase has translation MRFGLFVPQGWRLDLVGIDPAQQWEVMRDFTLRAEAGPWESAWVYDHFHTVPAPTEEATHEAWTLMSALAASTSSIRLGQMCTAISYRNPAYLAKIAATTDLISGGRVEMGIGAGWYEQEWRAYGYGFPSAGERLGRLDEGIQIMRQSWSKGSATLDGKYYQVDGAICRPLPLQDKGIPLWIAGGGEKVTLKIAAKYAQYTNFDGTPEGFGRKSEILKKHCDTVGTDFDAIVRSANYNVAIGSTEAEVAERLRVVKDRLTPLVGEAAAEAALDAFRGMPAVGTPEQIIENLSALKAQGLEYGIFYFPEAAYDTSGIELFEREVLPALR, from the coding sequence ATGCGATTCGGACTGTTTGTTCCTCAAGGCTGGCGCCTGGACCTGGTTGGCATCGACCCTGCACAGCAGTGGGAGGTGATGCGTGACTTCACATTGCGCGCTGAAGCGGGGCCGTGGGAGTCGGCGTGGGTGTACGACCATTTTCATACGGTTCCCGCTCCGACCGAGGAAGCAACGCACGAGGCGTGGACCCTCATGTCGGCGCTTGCGGCGTCGACATCGAGTATCCGGCTGGGACAGATGTGTACCGCCATCAGCTACCGCAACCCCGCATACCTTGCAAAAATTGCCGCCACCACCGATCTGATCAGTGGCGGTCGCGTCGAAATGGGTATCGGCGCGGGTTGGTACGAGCAGGAGTGGCGCGCGTACGGTTACGGTTTCCCCTCTGCCGGTGAGCGACTCGGCCGTCTCGACGAGGGAATCCAGATCATGCGGCAGTCGTGGTCGAAGGGCAGCGCGACGCTGGACGGCAAGTACTACCAGGTTGACGGCGCGATCTGTCGGCCACTTCCACTTCAGGACAAGGGAATCCCGTTGTGGATCGCGGGCGGTGGCGAAAAGGTGACCCTGAAGATCGCGGCAAAATACGCGCAGTACACCAACTTCGACGGCACACCCGAAGGATTCGGGCGCAAGTCCGAGATCTTGAAGAAGCACTGCGACACCGTGGGTACCGACTTCGACGCCATCGTTCGCTCGGCCAACTACAACGTTGCCATCGGATCGACGGAAGCCGAAGTGGCCGAGCGGCTTCGGGTGGTGAAGGACCGGTTGACACCGTTGGTAGGTGAAGCTGCTGCCGAAGCGGCGCTGGATGCGTTCCGCGGTATGCCCGCCGTCGGAACACCGGAACAGATCATCGAGAACCTGTCCGCACTCAAGGCACAGGGACTCGAATACGGGATTTTCTACTTCCCCGAAGCGGCGTACGACACCTCGGGCATCGAGTTGTTCGAACGTGAGGTGTTGCCGGCGTTGCGCTAG
- a CDS encoding FUSC family protein produces the protein MGNRFPGAVRVALALAIPATVATLLGYGSASLLVGLGAFASIYGEGRPYRSRWKAVGIAALALTVLSFIGASVGEPIHRAISEGAPETLLILVILVMAVVVSTCAFTVDALRLGPPGAFFLLLTTEISSVIATPGQPPAEIAVWTAIGGVSALLVSMTGILWAPRAVEQAAVAAAVSAVDEYVAVTDQANRHAAALRLQDAWQCLYRGKIVGTEHPLTRELERAQMLMARALSDDHDPELMSDAAFDVDEIGVYPPLPYPTIRYRFLRVCNPSSRATITAIRLLLACTAAGSLTVLLGIDRPDWAVIAAAMVLHQGPDRILGTYRGIHRIGGTVLGLLVLGVVYLWGPSGLAMVAVLAVLQLGIELFLVRNYGVAVIFITPMAILLGAAGGAHGTVAHLILSRMLETAVGVVVALIVLWTVGRQAHRRTLEWVDGRAAHLLGVLLNDIRSAQRAPSAELCRDLEFELRGAAMAGIDAAHNEPDWATQKWAAHTELHHLGSDVLHRLSFGISVSRSHLDDWERRYASCRSS, from the coding sequence GTGGGAAACCGATTCCCCGGAGCCGTTCGGGTGGCACTCGCCCTGGCGATTCCGGCGACCGTCGCCACGCTCCTCGGATACGGTTCCGCGTCACTTCTGGTCGGCCTGGGTGCCTTCGCCTCGATCTACGGTGAAGGCCGGCCGTACCGGAGCCGGTGGAAAGCCGTCGGCATTGCCGCGCTGGCCTTGACCGTTCTCTCGTTCATCGGAGCATCGGTGGGAGAACCGATCCACCGAGCGATTTCCGAGGGAGCGCCCGAGACTCTCCTGATACTCGTCATTCTGGTGATGGCGGTGGTGGTGTCGACCTGTGCGTTCACGGTGGACGCGTTGCGATTGGGGCCACCGGGAGCGTTCTTCCTGTTGCTGACCACCGAGATCAGTTCGGTCATCGCCACTCCGGGACAACCACCGGCAGAGATTGCTGTGTGGACGGCGATAGGCGGCGTGAGCGCACTACTCGTATCCATGACGGGGATCCTGTGGGCGCCGAGAGCGGTGGAACAAGCCGCTGTTGCGGCGGCAGTGTCGGCTGTCGACGAATACGTAGCGGTGACAGATCAAGCGAACCGTCACGCTGCCGCGCTGAGACTGCAGGACGCATGGCAATGCCTGTACCGCGGAAAGATTGTCGGTACCGAGCATCCGCTCACCCGTGAGTTGGAACGCGCACAGATGCTGATGGCGCGAGCCCTTTCCGACGATCACGATCCGGAGTTGATGTCGGACGCAGCGTTCGACGTCGACGAGATCGGTGTGTATCCGCCATTGCCGTATCCGACTATTCGGTACAGATTTCTCCGGGTGTGTAATCCTTCCAGTCGAGCGACGATCACTGCAATCCGATTGCTTCTGGCCTGCACCGCAGCGGGTAGCCTGACGGTTCTTCTCGGAATCGACCGACCGGATTGGGCAGTGATTGCCGCTGCGATGGTTCTTCACCAGGGTCCGGATCGAATTCTGGGAACCTATCGGGGTATTCACCGGATCGGCGGGACCGTTCTCGGATTGCTGGTACTCGGCGTGGTGTATCTGTGGGGTCCGAGCGGCCTTGCCATGGTGGCCGTACTTGCCGTGCTGCAGTTGGGAATCGAACTGTTTCTGGTGCGCAACTATGGCGTCGCCGTCATCTTCATCACGCCGATGGCAATTCTTCTGGGCGCGGCAGGCGGCGCACACGGCACCGTGGCGCACCTGATCCTGAGCCGAATGCTCGAAACAGCAGTTGGTGTTGTCGTCGCACTGATCGTGCTGTGGACGGTGGGTCGCCAAGCGCATCGCCGAACCTTGGAGTGGGTCGACGGGCGTGCGGCGCATCTGCTCGGTGTGCTGCTCAACGACATTCGGTCGGCACAGCGTGCGCCGAGTGCGGAACTGTGCCGCGACCTGGAGTTCGAACTTCGCGGCGCCGCCATGGCGGGGATCGACGCAGCGCACAACGAACCGGACTGGGCAACACAGAAGTGGGCAGCGCACACCGAGTTGCATCACCTCGGATCCGATGTGCTGCACAGATTGTCGTTCGGCATTTCGGTGTCGCGCTCGCACCTTGACGACTGGGAACGACGCTACGCCTCGTGCCGGTCGAGCTGA
- a CDS encoding sulfate/molybdate ABC transporter ATP-binding protein: MSGLHVDVEIPERDVIASFDVAAGEVTAILGPNGAGKSTVLAAVAGLHHPHRARIELNSRVLTDTSTGVAVSPHKRGTVLLAQDALLFPHLSAADNVAFAPRSAGRSRRESAQSARHWLGAVDAGELADRKPSQLSGGQAQRVAVARALAAEPELLLLDEPMSALDVSSAPALRSLLRRVLRTGNRTAVLVTHDALDALALADTVVVLDGGRVVERGDVRTVLTRPRSTFAARIAGMNLRSGIMFENDSIRTPGGTAIAGLTEVTVPVGSPAVAMFEPSAVSVYLQPPHGSPRNTFEVTVAEIENRGSTVRVRAEDNEGQPGLSADITTAAAAELDLVPGSMVTFVVKATETLIYAQ; the protein is encoded by the coding sequence GTGAGCGGCTTGCACGTGGACGTCGAAATCCCCGAACGCGACGTGATCGCCTCGTTCGATGTTGCGGCCGGTGAGGTGACGGCAATACTCGGGCCGAACGGCGCCGGAAAATCGACAGTGCTGGCTGCTGTTGCGGGACTGCATCATCCGCACCGCGCGCGGATCGAACTCAATTCACGGGTGCTGACCGATACTTCTACGGGAGTCGCCGTGTCTCCGCACAAACGTGGGACGGTCCTGCTCGCCCAAGATGCACTGCTCTTTCCCCATCTCAGTGCTGCGGACAACGTCGCGTTTGCCCCTCGCAGTGCCGGGCGGTCCCGGCGTGAATCCGCGCAGTCGGCCCGTCACTGGCTCGGCGCCGTCGACGCCGGCGAGTTGGCTGATCGCAAACCGTCGCAGCTGTCCGGGGGACAAGCACAACGTGTCGCCGTCGCACGTGCACTGGCAGCTGAACCGGAACTCCTTCTCCTCGACGAACCGATGTCGGCGCTCGACGTATCGTCGGCCCCGGCGCTGCGGTCCTTACTGCGACGAGTGCTGCGAACCGGTAACCGCACCGCCGTTCTGGTAACTCACGACGCGCTTGACGCCTTGGCGCTCGCGGATACCGTTGTGGTTCTGGATGGTGGGCGCGTCGTCGAACGCGGAGATGTCCGGACGGTGCTGACGCGTCCTCGCAGTACGTTTGCCGCCAGGATTGCCGGAATGAATCTGCGCAGTGGCATCATGTTCGAAAACGATTCGATCCGAACTCCCGGTGGTACCGCTATTGCCGGCCTTACCGAAGTGACTGTGCCAGTGGGTAGCCCGGCGGTCGCGATGTTCGAACCCAGTGCAGTGTCTGTCTATCTCCAACCGCCGCACGGGAGCCCGCGCAACACTTTCGAGGTCACCGTCGCCGAGATCGAGAATCGAGGCTCGACCGTTCGGGTGCGAGCCGAGGACAACGAGGGACAGCCGGGACTGTCGGCCGACATCACGACTGCGGCGGCGGCAGAGCTGGATCTCGTTCCAGGCTCGATGGTGACCTTCGTTGTCAAGGCGACCGAGACGCTGATCTACGCTCAATGA